The genomic stretch TGCAGTGGACACGGCTCCTGCTCCAGAGTGGAGCTCCCTTTTCCTGGAgggaggcccagggaagggaggCTCAGCCAGGGCAAgggactagcccaaggtcacataggtcatAAGCCtgagagctaggatttgaaccctcatCCTTTGAGTCAGTGTGCCGTGCTGTCTCCCCTAAACTTAGACCTTTCTCTTATGCTGGAGGTACCACTGAATTTTGATTCAGCTTAAACACTGATTAATCAGAGGATACAAAAACAGGCCTTGCCCTCtttgagcttacaatctaacaggggagacagcCTGCAGACCAGTGTTTGTATAGGACACTTGTGGTTCAAGGAAGTGACCTGGAGGTGATCCagccaaggagacagagaaggagctgtCAGATGGGTGGGAGAacgaggagagaagggaggatccAGGAGGAGTGATGAACAGTGTCCAAGGCTGCAGAGTGAGGGCAGAGAAAAGGCCACTGGGTTTGGTAGCCAAGGGACCATTGGTCATTTTGGAGCCAGTTGGTGAGTGACTAAGGAGAGAGTGGAGGCACTGACTGTAGAAGGCCTCTTTCAGGACTTGAGTGACAAGAGGTggaagagactgagaaaggtcaagtgagggtgttttgttttgcaggatgAGGGAGACAAGGGCCTGTTTataggcaggagggaaggagccaGCAGACGGGGAGAGATTGAAAAGAGGTGAGGGACAGGGGGCTGAGAACACGTTCTCTGCACACTAACAAACCACCAGCAAACTGTAGGGGATGGAGAATGCCAGGTTTGCTGGGTGGGAACCCTGGACAGAGACCGCCTGACCTTTAGAATCCTTGGAAGAACTGTTTGCAGCCACGCATTTGAGGTCACATCTGCACCCAGTGTTAGGGGCACGTGGAGAGTTTCTGTTACTGTTCTTGGGGCATCTCCACAGAGGGCAACTGAAGATAGCATAGTCCCAGATATGGTTGGTCAGTGACTTAAAGATGTCGGAGAAAGGCTTGTACTGGTGGCTTGGCTCGCCTGCCTGGGAGAAGTCAGACCCTTGGAGGTTTCAGTGTCCCACACAAGGGGGACTCCAGGCAAGGACACACCCCCACGTGCACCAGAAGAACCCCTCGCTGTGTTGGACAGCTTGAGTCGTCACGTGGCGAGAGCCCTAGCAAAGAGCCAAGCCCTTGTCCAGAGGTCTCCAAAGATCAAAGTTCCTGATTAACAGCTTGTCTGGGGGCTTTGATAAAAGAAGATCAGCATTGCATTGTTTCCGTAGTGACCATCTCAGATCTGCCTCTTTTCTCTGGGGCTGCCTCCTTTAAAGTTATCTGGGAGTTTTTCTAGCCACAGTCATCTCGGGACAGGACACTGTACTTGATGTGCCTTTTCTGGGCTTTTCCGGAGTCATTGTGACCAGAGAGATTTGCCGCCTGCTTTCCACCGACGTGGCCTCGGCTTGTTCCTTAAACACTTAGGAGTCGGTCTTCAGGAATTGCTGATGTCCAAACCCTCCGCTCAGCCCATGACCTTCCTGCTGCCCAGCTCTCCTGCCCGGAGTTTGGCTGGCCCTAGATGAGACATCCAGACCATTCCTTGTTTTCCTCCTCAAAGCTGGAAAGGTCACTGCTTAGTAACGCTTGTCAGAGACTGACCCCTGCTGGCACGGCTTGTGGGTGACTCAGGGGTCCCTGCAGCACCACCAACCCCAGAGGGCATTGGAGACGGGAAGATCACTgcacacagtccctgccctccgaGACGTCTGTTCTCCTGGGGGGTGGAGCTGGGGGAGCACCCCTGGAGAAGACCCGCACTGACTGCTTGGTTGTGTCAGGCAACATTCAGGAAAAGAGAACCCTTAAGGAAGCCGTTTCCCTCCCTTGTTTTGTGCCTGCACACATGTGTGACTCTTGATGAGAGCCTTTGAGCCTTCCCTGAAACTTGACAGCTGTGAAGTTTGTGGATTTATTCAGAAGGTGTCTCTTCTGGCCTGGCACCCTCCCCATACATGGTGTGCTTGGCAGCTGCCCTTCTGTAGAACTGGTCAGGTGTGTCCTTGGGAAGCCTTTTGTCACAGCCTGCCCACATTCAGAAATGCCACTTTCCACGTGCCACTCACCTGCCTCTGACTCTTAGGTAGAAGTCTCCGTTGTGCTGGAACACTTCCTGCAGAAAAGTCCAGGTCACTTCACTGAACAGTTCTTAGCTGCCTGGCATGAGTGCTGGCCTGTGTTGGCAATGGCCCACACGCTGCTGCTCTTTAAGAGCTCACTGTCTAGGCCATGCCCAAGCTGTAGAGAGGAGAATGGGGTCGGAGCCTTGAGGAAAGTTCGAAGTGTCAAAAGAGTAGAGGAAGCAGGAGGGGGTGCACAGGAGACCCAGAAGAGACCCAGGAGAGTGTCATGGGCACAGCTTTCCAGGAGGACACAGAGGTCAGCAGGCAACTTCCTCAGGCTGTCAGGCAAAGGAAAATTGAGAGCTGTTTCATTGGAGTGTGATGACCGAAAGAAGATTGGGCTCCAGGAGTGAGATGGGAAGAAGAGGCCATGGCAAGTAGAGGCAACAATGAGTAGAAACGTGGGGACGGCAAGAAATAAAATGGCAGCGTGGGCCAGGACCGCAGGGTCAAGGAAAGGTGTGTTCTTTTAGGATAAGAGTCAGTTGAGATGGGGGGAGATGCActagtggagtcaggaaggttgGCAAGTAGACAGATGGGCCAGGGGCCAGAGGTATTAGAGGCCATGCTGGGCGGGGTCTGTGCTGGCTGGGGTCAGTCTCCCAAAAGTAGAAGGAGGTGGTGGCTTTTGCTTAACTTGACTTCTttgttggggttgggggagatgATTGGAAAATGGCAGCAATTTGTAAAATACCAGTTAAACTTGCTTAAAGAAGAGGTTTAGAACAGCCACCAAGAATGGGAGTGAATCCACAATGGAGGATTAAAAAGATGGTGTTAGCCCGGAGGGCATGATGTGAGGTTGTCCCTGCATCCAGCTCAGTCTTGGTGCCTGCCTCGCTATGGATTAGCACACTTTGCTAGGACCCAACAAGTGCTGAGAGACATGGGTTGGATTGGGCTGAAGTGCACATTTGccagctgctgctgttgctgtttggttttgtttttaaatcagtcCTGGATCTGACCTGTTCCTGGGTGTTTCTGTTCGTACACCTCTGATTCACTGAATGGTAAAGTGGTTCTCATCTCCTTAGAAGCAGATAAAAGTAACAGTGACCATTAGTAGGTTTTCCATTCATCAATCCACCATTCTTTGTCGAGGTGTTCTAACAGATATAGTTTTTCAGCAAATATTGATTGAGAGCCAGTTCTGGTAGGGGAGTAGAAAAGAGAAGTTCTCACAAGTTGGAACTTGGAATATAAAGATGCAAAACTAGGACCTTGATCCTTTGGGGTTTGGGGGCAAAATGATGGAAGTGATGTTTAAGAAAGGTGGAGAGGCTCTCGGCCTTGTGAGTGACAGACTGGTGGGCGACAAGGCCTGGAAGGGGTATTTTTGTAGCCCTTGAGTAGTAGGGTGATGAGGGCCCTGAGCCAGGGCTAGTAGTGCTTGCTATGTGAAGGGTAAACACAAACCCAAGAGATATTCTGAAGCTAGAATTGTTGGGATTTTGAAAAAGATTGTATACAGGAAATGAGATTTTCTTGACTCTCATAAAATAAGTTGAGAGAAAAACAGTGACTGAAAGAATTGGCCTGGAAGTCGATCTGTTCGATAATCTAAATCCTTCTTCTAGGTGCGCTATCCCGAGCGGATCACGATCCTGAGAGGAAACCACGAGAGCCGGCAGATCACACAAGTGTACGGCTTTTACGACGAATGCCTGCGGAAGTACGGCAATGCCAATGTTTGGAAGTACTTCACTGACCTGTTTGATTATCTCCCACTCACAGCTTTAGTAGATGGACAGGTGTGTACGGACACTGGCGAGGGTAGCTTCTGTGTGTTAGTTGGGAGGGAAGCACAGCTCTGTCACAGAGCTCTGTCTGTCCTTCTGCAGAGCTGGCACCTGGAACAATAAGGGAGAGATGGAGCATTTCCATAgagcctactatgcgccaggtgCTACGCTAAGAGCTTTCCAGTGTCAcctcatttaatcatcacaacaaccctgggagatagatacttttatccctattttgcagataaggaaactcagacccagaagagttaagtgacttgcccagggtcactcacctaggaagtgtttgaggctggatgtgaactcgggtcttccttactccaggccccactgtaccatctaactgcctcagGAACTAAAAGGCAAATAGTATTCACCATCCTAACAATAACTGGCacttaaagggagagggagaaggactGGATCTGGGACTTCATTGGTCCAGGGACCTCTCAGGTAAGGCAGCTTGGCCCCTTCTCTGCAGCTCAGAGACTTGGCGAGCTGCCTGGGACCCTGAGTGGTCAAAGGGGTCCCTCCAGGGTCACTGGCTCAGAGGCAGGCTTAGACACTGGCCTCAGTCAACCCTCCATCCCGCTCTGTGCTGCCTCTCTCCTCTAGCGTCTGAACACTGGCTAGATGCTCAGCATGTATCATCTGCTTTGTACCCTGGGATGATGCTGTGAGTTAGGGAGCAgctccccatttcacaggtcaggaaactgaagctctgggTCAGGTGGGATCAGGCCACTGTCACCGCACTGGGCCCTGCCTTCAGGCAGCTTCTGTTCCTTGGGTTGGGAACAAGGAAAGAGTATTGTTGAGCAGCACCCAGCTGTCCCACATGTGCACGGTCCCTCCCCTGCTAGGTGCTTCACTCCTCTGGGAGCCCTGAGCTCCAAGAAGTGAAAGGAAGAGCTCGCCAATTGGCCGAAGGGCATCATGGTGGGGGAAGCATGTCTCCCCAGGTGCTGCTTCTGGCCCATCCCTGCCTCCTGTAGACACAGGCCAGTAACAGGGAGGGAAGCCTAAAGGCAGTGCCAGCCACCCCATCCTTGGATTATGGAGAGCATGGGTGGAGCTGTGCCAACCCTTTACCAGCATCGGTGTGCTCTCTGGGCAGCTCCACACATTCCAGGCCGCTTACAAAAAATGGTCTGGTAAAACAGTAGAAACAAAGTCAGCATTGTTGTAGCAGTCCTTAAAGGCTTGCAGAGCACTTCCCATAGATCACCAACCTGATGAGGCAGGTGctctctttcccatttttcagatgaagtaactgaggcacagagagggtaagagaattccagggtcatacagctaggggTTGTCCTACACAAGATCTGAACTCATCCTGACTCCGAGTCCTGCATTCTAGCCACTGTATCACCTGGCTGCCTGGTGATTGAACACTAATTAGTCTTTATgtaaatgagaattttaaaagtCAGTGACACAAGTTTGCCAAAGCAAATctataagaaattaattttacttagatttaacttgaaaaaagaattgatggaattAAATAGTTTATACTTAGtcattaaataaatttattttcttgtaGATTAGATTTTTGGAAATCAGAAAATTTTGAATTGATTTAAAAGGTGAAAACTGATGGTCGTACACCTTGTTTCAATGATTTTGGTACTTTTTATCAGATTTTGGCAAAAAATGAGCTAAAAAATTGTgcatctccctctcccctcacccctcccttttttaaagatattttgccTCCATGGTGGCCTTTCTCCATCCATTGATACACTGGATCATATCCGAGCCCTTGATCGTCTGCAAGAAGTTCCACACGAGGTAAAGTTAGTTTTCCCCAGAGGTGggagggtggaggtgggaggggctTTCCACCCATGTCATGTACTCTGCCATGAAAGCAGGCAAGTTCTCTTTCTCTAGACCCAGAGCCCCCATGCCCTTGGGTGGAGGCCCCAAATCACTGTGCAGCCACCAGAGGATTGGTCTGGCCTGTCTGAGCCAGGAATCCCTCCAGCCTCACTTTTTGAGGTCATCAGGAGCAGGTTCCTTTGTCAGGCTCAAAAACTGAAGctcattctccttccccttcGCTGGTATCTTGGGCTTCAGCCCAGACAAACTCTCCAAAGGGGATTGAGCTTAGCAGGCTGGAGCCAAAAGAGCTGAGTTCTGACCTGATTACATGTCTTTGTGAAGGTGGGTTTAGGAGAGGAAGCCTGTTTAAGTCAAGGAGCCCTCTGAGATGAAGTCAGAAAGCTTCTAGTTACTTGCAGACTAATCATGTATTTGCACAGACCACCAAGGGACGTTAGTAACAGCTTTCCAGTTCGGAGACCCCTGAGAAGACCCAAAGGCAGGTAGCCACAGTCAGTCTCAGGAGGCCCTTTCTCTGCTGCTTCCACCACCATTTGTCATTAACCTCTCACGCAGGGTCAGAGTTAGTTgctcttggcttccctggttgGTTACAAGGGAAGATCCTTTGGGGGGAATCCTTGGGAAGTGACAGAGAGATtcaaaaaggaacagaaaagtgAGCACTACAACAggttagaaaatagaataaaggaGGAGTCTTGTTTTGGGGGAGAGCTCTCCAGCTTCCAAGAAAGGCTCCGTGCTCCCTACCAGCTCCCATCCAGGGCCCTGCAGTCCTCAAGGATAACTGTGGAGGGCTTGAATAAATGTTGTTCATTTACTACATAGTCAGCAGAAGAGCTTAGAAATTGTAGCAGCGCTGTACTCCTCACTCATTCCTGGCATCAGCGATAGTGTGGCCCCTCACGCACTGTGGCATCGTTGTTTTTCCTTGACAGGGCCCGATGTGTGACCTGTTGTGGTCCGATCCCGATGACCGTGGTGGATGGGGTATTTCTCCACGAGGGGCTGGTTACACATTTGGACAAGACATTTCTGAAACATTTAACCACGCCAATGGCCTCACCCTGGTTTCCCGTGCTCACCAACTTGTGATGGAGGTATGCAGATTTGTACACAGGGTGCTTTCTTCCCCCTCAGTGGGTGATGGGCCCTGGCATGTTCTCTGGCACTAGAGTAGTCCTCTGTGTTAGCTGAGAGAGTGGAGAGAGCCACTAGTGTGCTCTGGTAAAATGGATTACGTTGAAGGATGTGTTGCTTTGGAGCGCTTTAGTCCGATGTGTTTACAGGGgatagaattaataataataagagattTTACATCTGCTctaagtcagaaagaaacaacacGTTTGTGATTCAGCTCTCCCTTGGGTGGAGGAGGAACCCACCCTGCTGGTTCTGGGAGTTGAGTGTGTCAAAGTCAGCAGAACCATCCGCTCCAACACGTATCACATCTTTTTGATAGATTGGTTGGTGTTTGGTTTGACAAACTTCCTGACAAATCCCCTAGAAAGTACCTTTCTGGAGGAAGTTCCCTTGTAGGTCGCTGGCCACAAGAAGGCACGGTTTACTGGGCCCTTCAGTCTTGACCTCATTTGGGCGATGGTGGTCCCTGAGCACCCTGTTCTTTCGGCTCCACGTCTTCAGCCTTTCCAGGCTCCTCCTCCATCTTTGCCTACACTCTTATGGCAATGCTGCCAGTTCCCACGGACCCAGCCACCCCTCCTGGGGAGAGAGCTTCATTCCTGCATCGCCCATTCTTGTGTCTGATGGCTTGTGGCACAGGGGTCTGTCTCAAAGGTAGTTTTCATAGCTTACTCTGGACTTGGGAATACAGAGTCACCAAGACGCTTACACTCTTGTTTGGTTCTATTAGAACctcctttttagttattttttgcttgattctttttttgttttgctttggttttttggtttgtttatttggtttttttagtgaggcaattggggttaagtgacttgcccagggtcacacagctagtaagtgttaagtgtctgaggccggatttgaactcaggtactcctgactgcagggccggtgctctatccactgtgccacctagccaccgcctgcttgattcttttttaaaaatgagatggcATTGATGGCTTCTCTTTTTCACATCATCCTGGCTTTCCCCGGTAGCACTCCCAGAAGATCATCTCATACAACAAGCAGTGTTTTTTtaagtagtattttttaaagaccaaaaaaaaaggaagaaaaagaggataaaaagtcAGCACGGCTGACCCACTTGTTGAGAAAGCCCCAGCCCTGGGGCATGTGTCACCGTAATGGGTCTCCCACATCtctggtttggggggagggggtggcggCTGTGGGCTGTCCTCTGATCCCTCTTCATTTGTGTCCTGCTGGGTCCTTATCACTTTGTTACattctctttgtatctttctATCGTTGCAGTCATTGTGgcttgttttcttgactctcctGACTTCACTTTGTATCTGGTCCTGTAGACATTTCTGGGTCATTTGTTTTTGCTgtgatactttacattttcttctattttttttttttttttgccttttgactctgttttaatatttcttgttgttttatggcattgttggcttctatttggtccacTCTAATTTCCAGacagtttgttgcttgggcagGTTTTGTACCCCTTGTGCTAAGTTCTCTGTTCCTTTTTCAGACAGTCTTCTGGGTCTAGAAGCCTCCCTTTTCAAGAATCTCTGCCTGTCTCAGCATCCTTATCTTGTTCAAGGATCAGCCCCAGGGAAACCTTTGCTTGACCCATGCCCTCCCCTTCTCAGGTTACCTTGTGTGAATAAGAGGTAGCTGTTATCATGGGCAGTGACAGACTTTGTGTCCAGGGCACTGGGTGTAGCTGGGTGGGCATGACCCAGCCCCAGTTTCTCCGTCTGTCAAATGGACATAATGATTACCCTGGCTTCCCACAACCCTTGTAAGGCGCCATTCAGATCACATATATGACGCTTTCCACAGACCCTAAAGGGTCATTGATGTTGTTTTGTCATATCCTTTGTCCAATAGAATGTTAGCCCCTTGAGGTCACAGTAGCCAGTGACAgcagcaggatttaaacccaggccttGCTGACTCCAGGATTCTCTTGTCTGGTCAGTTCACACACTCAAGTGAGCCTTCTGAGACATAGGTTTCTGAGTGTGGCACCCATATCACATGGGaagcctcttccctttcccttgatGACCCAGGATGCTGGTGCATCTCTCTGGCTATCTTTTTGTCACCTCTGCCTGACCGGTCCACCATGGTAAAAGCAATTTGTGAGGATCTTTGCAGATCAAttccattttctgtttgttttccttccatttttgttCTTAAATTACTTTGAGATGGCTTTCCTTCCTTGGGTCTTTATTGGTCTTTCATTAGGCTGGTTTTACCCTCCATTCTTCTCTGCCTTATGAGACAaccctcccttcctgcccccaccccttctcctcctccattgTCCTTCACAACAATTTTCAAATGACTTCATAGGCTAAACATGTCTCATCCTTGGTCACCCTTTCTATGCCTcacaaataaagcaaatatttgcCAATTGATGCATTGTCAGGACTTCTTTGGTCTTCCTGTGGCAGTTGTCTTTCCTTGGTCATACGATGCCACTTCTGTCATCCATTTCTCATTATTAATTACTTGATTAAATAGTTCAGCATTAAGTTATACCATTTGtattccatttattttctcattatacTTTCAGTTGGCTTTTTATTCATTCCTATCTTTGTTCCGACAAGTAACTTCTACATACACAGTGAACCTTTTCTTGAATGTTAAAATACAACTAttttcggggcggctaggtggcgcagtggataaagcaccggccctggattcaggagttcctgagttcaaatccggcctcagacacttgacacttactagctgtgtgaccctgggcaagtcacttaacccccattgccctgcaaaaaaaaaccaaaaaaaccaaaaaaaacaactattttcaTTTGACAGGGATAAGTTAAATATGTTCTTTCCAGGAAACTGCTTGGTATGTCAGGAGAACACCATTATCTTTAGGAATTAAATGTAGATCTCTTATCAAGGGACTTCTACAAGTTAATTTGGTTTGCCATAAGATTGAAATAAGATGTAGATCTTCACACTTTGAAACACAGCCGTGTCATTTAAAACTGCTTCTGGGAGCTTGCCTTGGTGAATTGTGGACTCTGGTCTGACATCTTCCAGGCTCCTGGCCTCAGGGGCTCCCAGCACCTCCcttcctctcattttccttttgtgttattcaaagaattcatgacaaTAACCCAGATGCTGTTTGTTAAATGTTCCAGGGGTACAACTGGTGTCATGATCGGAACGTGGTGACCATTTTCAGCGCACCCAATTACTGCTACCGTTGTGGGAACCAGGCTGCTATCATGGAACTAGATGACACTTTGAAATATTCCTTGTAAGTGTTGTGTAATTTATAAAGAAGATAGTGATGGAGATACAAGAATTAAGAGtcacacagggggcagctaggtggtgcagtggataaagcaccagccctggattcaggaggacctgagttcaaatccatcctcagacacttgacacttactagctgtgtgaccctgggcaagtcacttaactctcattgccccacaaaaaaaaaccaaaaaaagaaaagaagagagtcaCATATTAGAACAGAAGTTAATGTTTTCACATTTCTTTCACatgtgaaaagggaaaaaaggcaaaagaaatttACACTTACTTTTTAATtcagtttaataaacatttcttgaattGATGTAGTTGAATATATTTTTTGGCCGATGTGATTGCTTTGAAAGAACCTAGAGAGGTAGAATTAGCGACCAAAGACTAGAGGAAGGCAGGTGTTGCCCTGATTTTCAGTCGatggaaaagaatagaaagtGCAAACTGTAGGCCAGTGAACCTAACTTGCTTCCTGGGAAATCCCAGATTCCATCCTTAAAGAGATGGTCAGTGACTATCTAGCAAAATAGCTGTGCTTTCAAAGAGCCAGTCAGTTTCCATCCAGAGTGGGGCGTTCCAGACTAACTTGTGGCTAGTGAAATCTCTGACCCACTGTCTGGTCAAGGGAATGCTGTATAGATTTCAGATATAGGTTGGGGGAGACTTTGGTTTGGTTTGAAGAAATGTGGTTTTAGTGCTCCGTGAGCTTCCAGCGAGCTGGTGCTGTCATGTCAGTCAAAAAGGCTAATGCAGTGCGAAGCTCTCTTAAGTaagaagaggcttctgggagcaGAGGTGTTTGTCCTGCTGTGCTCTGCTCCCCTCAGACCAGATCCACgttttaggaaggacatagaTAAGCTAGAGACCCAGCAGCACTGGGCTACCAGATTCCCTCGGCTCATGAACTCTGAGGATCCACGGAGGGATGTGCAGAAGAGCAGGTGCTCACTGTCTCCACGTGATTGGCGAGCCATCACGTGGAAGGGTCCCGGggccaggaggaggagaagatttTGGCAAACTCTTCACTATTAGACGTGGCCAGTTACATTCAAGAAAACAGTTGGAAATACAGTGAAAGGCTCCCCCTGCATCTTGGAGAAATGGTGGCAAGGACCAAACACAGTGTGGCTGCGGGATGGCCCCTGAGGCTCTCCTTCATTAGTCATGATGACAGAGTGGATCAAAACCCTGGGGTTCCACACCTAAGTAGATCCTGATAACACTGTCCATGGATGGGAAGATTGTTGTGCAGGCGCTCTGTTCTGTTCAGGACAATTGAGAAGGGGCCTGATAGCTAGTGGTACTCCTTAGCTCTTACTTGGGGTGTTCAAGTGATTGTAATGTTATGAAAACACATACCTTTCTTCCCTACCCCATTGATGCCATGCCCCTAAGGAAAGTATCCGACCTTGGGGCCAGGGCCTGCTGCTGAGTTGTCCCCTTTCTTTGTCAGCTTGTCCACTCCATCTGTTTTCTAAAGGGGTGGGAGGTAGGGAAACTCAATGAgcccattgttttcttcagattCTGTTTCTGGTAGTAACAGTGATGCTTGTAAGGACATCCCCCTGAGTCATTTTTTGGATTTCTCTTTGTGCAGCTTGCAGTTTGACCCTGCACCTCGTCGTGGAGAGCCCCATGTCACGCGGCGCACCCCAGACTACTTCCTATAAACAGCTTTGGAGAAAACCTATGAAAAATACCTGGAAGTATACCTGGCATCTTTTTTACAAAGTGATGAGAATAGATGTGTTTGTGTAACAAATTGGGATCTGTGTCTGCATCAGTGCCCATCATGGACCAAACTGTGCCGTAGTGCGCTCAGCACCGAGCAAGCCCACTGAGGGTgaaacccacccccacccctgtctTAGGtcgatcagtcagtcagtcagcctgCCTGCCATATTTGGAGTCCCTGTTTTCTTCTGGACTGTTCAAACAGAAAAGGTAACTAATACCTCCATCTCCTTTTGCGCTTATTAATATGTAAATTTTAGTTTTAGTGTTTTAACTGGCATGGATTATAGAATTTGGAGtttatttttgaagaaaatgCACAAACTAACTTTGACATAACTCATCaccctttattttattaaaatgtatgaTTAACTTAACTGGAGAAAGGTGAAGATTCCCTTTGGGAGTGCGTTGTCATAACATTTAGAGAGATTTCCCTTCATTTAAGCTAAATGACTGTTCTGTGTTGATCtcctttttttctgtatatttgtCACAGAAGTGCTTGCATCTTCTTGGGTG from Dromiciops gliroides isolate mDroGli1 chromosome 6, mDroGli1.pri, whole genome shotgun sequence encodes the following:
- the PPP2CB gene encoding serine/threonine-protein phosphatase 2A catalytic subunit beta isoform, encoding MEDKVFTKELDQWVEQLNECKQLNENQVRTLCEKAKEILTKESNVQEVRCPVTVCGDVHGQFHDLMELFRIGGKSPDTNYLFMGDYVDRGYYSVETVTLLVSLKVRYPERITILRGNHESRQITQVYGFYDECLRKYGNANVWKYFTDLFDYLPLTALVDGQIFCLHGGLSPSIDTLDHIRALDRLQEVPHEGPMCDLLWSDPDDRGGWGISPRGAGYTFGQDISETFNHANGLTLVSRAHQLVMEGYNWCHDRNVVTIFSAPNYCYRCGNQAAIMELDDTLKYSFLQFDPAPRRGEPHVTRRTPDYFL